One Ranitomeya variabilis isolate aRanVar5 chromosome 4, aRanVar5.hap1, whole genome shotgun sequence genomic window, gccatggtggaggggttgtagtgtgattgattgtgtggacaggtgtcttttaaacaggtaatgagttcaatcaGATTtacttaatacaggtaatgagtgcagagtaggagggcatcttaaagaaaaactaacaggtcggtgagagccagaatttttgcaggttggtcggtgatcagatacttatttcatgcaataaaatgcaatttaattatgtaaaaatcttacattgtgattttctggttttaatttttagATTAAAACTAAAAATTGTGCCaaaagctgcttgcttattgttcTGTAGCCTGTCCCAGCCTCGTGCAGGTCTACAATGTTGTCcccggtgtccttagacagctctttggtcttggccatggtggaggggttgtagtgtgattgattgtgtggacaggtgtcttttaaacaggtaatgagttcaatcaGATTtacttaatacaggtaatgagtgcagagtaggagggcatcttaaagaaaaactaacaggtcggtgagagccagaattcttgcaggttggtcggtgatcagatacttatttcatgcaataaaatgcaatttaattatgtaaaaatcttacattgtgattttctggttttaatttttagattctttctctcacaggtgaagtatacttacgataaaaattacagacctctccattctttgtaggtgggaaaattgcaaaatcgtcagtgtgttaaatattcattttccccactgtagatgttTTGGGGTTTGTGTAATTAAAGGACACCTAACACATGGTCTTACGCCCTGTGCAGGGTCTGACCAGGCAGGCGATGCCGCACACCGGGATCCTCTCCTCGCTGCTCTTATAAACATACCCGGTGCACATCTGTAAAAAGTGATCACtgctggattattattattattattgcattatTTTTAAGATGTAGAAGCTGTCGCCAGCCGACCGCCGGATGTTTCCATAAAGAACGTCAATCAGACGGCCAAAGATGCTGAAGGTGAGCGAGGGCCGTCCCGAGTCAATAAATAGGACAAAGCTAAAGTGTAACTAAACTTTTATAACTTTTTTGATATAACGTAGCCCTGCACCTCTCACATGTAAATGACAGAAAAAAGTCACATATgctgcatttattatttttttatgctaaacccCGTCCAGTCTTTTTTTTGTGCACCCACACAGAAATAGTGCCCCTAGTGAAGCCATTTAGTGTTCTCAAACAGTACGATACCCTTTTTAAGCCCCTCCGCACTGCATGATGTCCCCACCGTGCCCCCCATCAGCAAGTGACATCACAGCACCTGAGACGGCTCAGACTTTCAGCTCCCGCTCCGCAGCTGATATCGGGACACGCTACCAACTTCTTGGACAGATTCCCAAATCCAGGAACGACCCACTGGATCCAGCAAAGTTGGGAAGTACACtctcatgacacagctgtcgggtgacccaggaccagggactccttccctgttataacactagggggcgccctagctcatatGCTCCCtgagatacttctgaaggtgaagatgccggggcctccagccTCGCCttctctcctgagttagccctccgtctgttctgctcccccacccagggaagagggggcgctactgtgcactgtagtacaccaaccagacaaacaaggcaacacagacaagggttaacagaaaactccaggcatacaaaatattcactcacatataacagaagaatgtaccggggtgtgaaggtagggaaATAAactaaaatagagaaggataaggaattaccacgcatacaaaccaagcatcagtcacagataactcctccaactctccttctcatatgtgctcctctcccaccatcagctatgcagcaaatgctagctctgacaaggatttgttacCAATCCCAGataataaaggggaaaggagtggctaactgagctcagctgtgagcacagggatttctaacatggccgattaacccctgttctaccAGAAGGAATATACAcaattaaaatgaaggagaagtgcttcttctcagcgctggtgtaggagcaatcagacgctgcgttcTTCTGGCTTcacactgttgcggtaaccccgtgacatacACAGCCCCTTAAATGTCCTGTAGATCAGCAATGGGTCCGTGTCCTTAGACCCCCCCTAATGGCTCAAACCACAGGGCAGAAGCGCCCATCTCCTGCACGAGCTCGCTCACAGCAATGTACAGGCTTAACAGAAAGTCACTGTGCGAGTTCAGGAATTGAGCCCTTCTTCCTGGCGGATTGAGCGATCAGTAGGGGTCTTGGGATCCGGACATTTAAGGGTCTCAAATACATATAAAAAAGGTTAAGTTACACTTTAAGGTCGCTGTACAATTTAGAGCAGGACTGGACGGCCATCTATTGTGTATTGGGGTGTCTTGATTTTCCTTCATTGGTAAATTTTGGGGAAAAGATGGGTTGGACAGGTTAACAGTCAATTTGCCTGATCTTCTGCTCCCACGGGTCAGTCAGCATTAAGGCATGAGTAGAGCGTGTATGGGGAAAGGGTCAGGAAAAAAGCTGTCTAATGTTCCTGGATGGAGTGTCTCCAGGGTATGGGGAGCACAATGCATCAGGCTTAGTTTGTTACCATGGCTGAATTCGGGGGGCTCGCGCATAGAATAATTTGTTGCATTATTTTAGAGTCCAATGTGCATTTTGTCCTGATTGCCACCATCCCGGTGCTGACGCTGCTGATGATATTCCTCGGAGTATTGTGCTGCTGCATCATAGAGAGGAGGTGAGATTTACTCATTTTTTTTATCTATGTCCATGTAAATATTTTCTAAGAAGAGAAGTCTGCATCAAACGGGCCCCTTCTCTGTAGTCAAATCTGCTgatatagcaaaaaaaaacaaccttccatgacttccctttcctgccactCCCAGTGCTTGaacctcttggtatgtgacccggcttgtcttctgacctgtttgactgtctcacGTCTCGGTTATCTCTGCTCTcgactggctctgacttctggcttctaTTTGACCACATATATTGgtatgacctctggtacttcttgttctgactgtttctgactcagctcgtctgaccactctctcgccacttggtggcacctgtgctgctgctcagtggtgctacgctgtgcaacctctcttccctcaccagcatcccctggtggaggttgcgctatactgctctgcagcagcattacacatctgtattgcaacagatttttatggatacattgcaattattaACCTGGGAAATTGTATTTGATCGTGTCCATTTTAAACTGTTGATGAAAAAATATGGATGTAAGAAACGGGACACGCGGATAGAAAACGGATACATTTCGTCTGAGTTTTTCAGATGATTTTTCATGCGCTTGTCTGAAGCATGCTTTTCTTCTGCATCCGTGACTCTTTTAGGATTAATGACCAATTATTTGATTTTCTTGAAGGAAACAACACCAAAGTGAAGCCTCCGTGAAAGAGCCGAGCTTCTGGTTATCTCCAAACCGGCGCAACAGCCCAAACCTGGAAATCTACAATGTCATTAAGAAGCAGACGGACGCCGACTTAGCAGGCACGAGGCCAGATATCCGGAACACGTCCTTCCGAGGTCCCTCCGGAGAAACGTCGCCTCCCGACAACCTCTCGGGCGATTACGATAACATCGCTGGACATCACTCGGAGAGCGGATTCGTCACTCTGGCCAGCACGGAAAGCGGCTTTGTCACCAATGAACTCTATGAGCTCAGCCACGACAGATACGGAAGAAGCACAGAGTCCGGCTGGGTAGAGAACGAAATCTACGGCTATTAGATCACACAAAGGACTGAGGAAATCATATTTGTAAGGCGGGTTTCCCTATAAATACAATTAGGAAGATTGCTTGTGGTGGAATAAGTACGTGATGCGGATAACATTATACAATGGATTTTCATGGCCAATCCTTAAAAAAATGATGATGATGCGATTTTGATTTATTTTCTCAACTTGCAAATTTCTATGCAATTACTCATctcaccactagatggcggcattgacaaagggaaaaaaaactcacggtatttttttttttctcctgaaaattgctgtttttattctcattttatgttttGCACGTTTTCCCCTTGGAGATCTGATCCAAACTACCTCAAATGAAGCCCCCAGACATGGCAAAATTGCTCAAGCCCTGAGATATTTTTGTTTTTTCTGGTTAATATAGCAATTTGCTCACACAATTGTATGTATCCTTCTGTATGATGGAAATATAAAGATGCATTTTCCTATCCGCCAATAATGATCATAATGTTTTCTTTATGCCGTTATCATATATGTCTGCAGCTTCATCCTTGGTAATCATCCACCTCTCAGACGGCCTTCATGAGAAGAACTATACCGTTTATTGATTTTGGAAGGGGACACTCTTTTTGTTGTTAGGTTTTGCAATCCATTATAATAGCCTTTATATATGTTTCCCCCTCTATGGCCTTTCTATGAGCGATGGACTTGGCAAGAATGCAGTTCCTCGGGGGCGTGGCTCTTGGCTCTTGCACTAGTTCCGGCCCTCTAGGAGAAATAGCGGGTGGGATTCCAAATATACTGATTCTATTTCCATAACCCTCTTTtcatttttaattgattttaacctCTTCACAATGTGGTTTCAGCTGCATCTATTTATGCAGAATGAGGACTGCATTTCACGGAGAAGATGGATGCATTTGTTTTTTTATTAGCATAATCGTCCTGATTTTCTAAGATGAGAGAATATAAGCTGTTGTGACCCTATCCTAAAAGTTCCCAATGTGTCTCAGGAGATCATCAGTTCCCCCTCCACCTCTCTTCCTTCTTACAATCTGGTTGTAAGGCTAGATgctgcagcagaagcctctccCTCTTTCCAAAATTCAGTCCAAGGAGGAAAATAAGGTGAAAGTCCATCGCCTTTAACTAAGCTCCAGAAGTGCCCTCCAACCAAAAATGGAAATCATGGAAGTGAAGAAAATTAACACTTGTGTTCTCCGTAAGACAACTGACTGCAGCAGAAACCTCCCAAAAGTGGTCATCGAGCTGTTAGGACCTTTCTAATTGCAGATAAATCCTTATTATGATCTTTACGGGCCCAAAGACATGAAAAGGTTTAGAGTCTTTGAATATTGATTGTGAATGGTTTAAAAGCAGCGAAATTTGCCATTTCCGAATGTAGTTTCCTTGCCTTAGTATGTCAGTGTTCCATGCTGCTGCCGGTCCACATTACCTTTCTCTTACCTCCGCTCCACTTCTAGCTACCATCTTCCTTTTTGCTCTTTGGAGGGATCATGTTTCACATGCTGGGCAGCAGCTAAGTAAGCAAAAGGAAAGCAGAGGACATCAGGAATAAGTAAACAACTACAGATTGTCATAAAGGGGAATACAGGTAATATCTGTGACAAAGCAGAGCAATCATGGGGGGCTGCCATCCATGATATTGCTAATCCCACCTGTAATAAGTTCTGGTGGCATCAAAACAAAGGTGCAGCACAGAGTCGGGGAAGATCTTATCTACGGGGGAATCGCCTAGCAATCCAGGCAAACACACAGataattttcagaaaataaaaaaaactaaaatattctGTGATATGACCAATTGTTCAAATCCAAAATTCTCAGCTGAAATGTTCAGCACAGAACGGCGGCAGATTCATCTGGTATTCTAGCAAGAAAACATGTCCTCCGGCGTCGCTGGAGATGTCAGGAGACAATTACCCTGATCATCTGCGACATCTTGACGCTTTACAAGTTTCGAACACTTATTTCTACAGAACTTTTGAAACGCCTAAAGCAAAATGTACGGAAACCTCTCTGATGGCGCTGGAGGTGTTGAAACAAAAGGCAGCGTCTGCAACGATCGGACTGACGCCTCCTGCCTGGGTCTGACGGGAACTATCGGGCAGGAGCCCGGCCCTGCTACCCCCAGCGCTAATGTACAGCGCATTGCTGGTGGAGCAGTGATCCTGCTGGCCTCCTCACGTCCTCTTCCGACAGTTGTGTTAGCtgaccgctgcagccgatcaccTGCATTCTCCAAagagactggctgcagtggtcacctgATACCACTCCCGGAAACCAAGAGACCGGCGGAGGACACTATCAGCAGTACGAAGAAGCGACCAGGGTCCAGTaggtcagttgttgttttttttatctgaGCACTTtttataaaaagttattttttatggtaAACCCCTTTATTAGGAACCCGGTGCCCCCATAAATTATACTCCTACTGAAAAAGGATGGAAATGTGATTATGGATTGACTATAATAAGTGCTTTGGACCTTAGTGACCAGGCACTGTTCAGCACTAGTTGGTTTGCGgacccaaactttttattttttatttttagggggcTTTTTTGTTAAACATGGTTATTTTCAATAGCTTATtatattaatattttattttatatatttttttatattttttttatttttattttagttttttaggGTGTAAATTatctaaaaagtttttttttttttttttttttttaaatatatatacgtACATAGTTAAAAAATACATGTACATAGTTCAGATAGTTTATTCATTTGCAAATTTACAttctataaaaacgcattaaaTTGGGTTTCCAAAATGGATTTTATCATTTGAGGTATATAAGCTCGGATAAGTGGGAAATGTTGAACTTTTGgcttagaatgtttttttttttttcttttactattaTCCTTTTTTTTCCCTTGGGGACATTCACAATATAGAAGAAGGAGCCTTGAAGAGCATCTGACAgtattttttgctatgtaatctgagagcagcatgatgtagggacagagaccctgattccagcaatgtgtcacttatgggGCTGCATGGTGCAGTTTTCATAGaatccctgtgttctctgctgtagaTATAGCAATGTcagaaccccgcccacaccactgattggcagcttcctgtgtacactgtcagcaagcagccaatcagtactgggggtggggttacaaacattagctggactgcctggcatgTGACACCTAGTCATGCAGTGATAAtcgtctgctgataaaacactgattgtattgaaactacagcacacagcctattaagtgacacaacactggaatcaggctctccgtggcccctacatcatgctactctcagattaaatagaaaaaaaaaaaaactggtgacagattccctttaaacccagCTCTGGACCACACACCATAAATAAAGACAACATAGTTATTAATGAGTTTAAGGGTTTATCTCATCATAGACTTCGTATGATTTCAGATAGCAACAGGAGCCTGAACGACAATTAAAAGTCAATACACGTGGATCTGATACAAAACGGTTTAAAAGACAATTCCATTAAGAATCCCATAGCTACAGTGCAAATCAGGTTATTAATGGGAGATCGGTGAGAGTCTAGAGACCCCCAGCAATCAATTGATTAAATGTGGCACAGCGCCATACATTGTGTTGTGGCCATGAATGGTACTACAAGCCCATTTGTAAGGGAGAGATCTTGCAGTACCATCCCTGGCCACTACGCTATGGATGGCGCTGATCAGTGATTGAAGGATATGCAATCAATACTGAAAAGCCCCTTTAAGGCATCCGATGTCATACAGAACATTATGCCATGAGAAGCGTTACATTGTGTGCACACGTCAATGGCTCATTAGTTCAGCCTTCTCCTCTTTATTGGCATGTGACTCAAAGGAAACCTCTCGTACAAAGATAATCTAAGAACAATGGAATGTTCCGTGCTATCACCAAGTGCACAAACATTGTGCTGCGAGCGCACATTCCTGATGTATCCCTCCTGACATCTCTGCCTGAACGCATTAAATCAGCCCATTTCAGACGCACGCTAAATCTCAATGACTATTCCGTAACGTAAAAATACATCTTTCAAGATAAATCATTCTAAATAGACTTTGCTCTATTATTCCCAAATAAATATATGGGTGTACAATGGACCAAACGTCGTTTAACTCTGAACAATTAGCGTCCTCTTTTGTTTGCTTTCCAGGGCAGAACCTGTTTCTGCCACTATGTGGCGTAAGAGAGCGTTCTAATACTGTGATCTCAATGAAAGTACTCCCTACACAGCACTCCACATGGCTGGTGGTGGTATTGCATGTAAAATTGACACTTCTTTTCATAAGGTGGGAACTTTAGTCCTATCAAAAATTATTAAAAGGCAGATTATATAGGTGAGATAGCTATTTTCTAGGCTCACCTATAAAGTTgttgtactataaaatatgaatttGGGTAATACTGAATCACTTTGTATCTTGTATGTCCCTCAGATTGTTTTACAGCGTCCTGTACGTTAATTATTAAAGCCTTATTCTCATTAATGGCAACTATTGGACTGATGGTCCTTCAGGTCGGGAGAAGATGGCTCCATGTAGCAACTGACCCTAGGGAGAAGCAGTTAGTGGTCGGGGGCTGCGGTTGCAAATCCCTTTCATGCATGGGAGCGCCGATTCCACATAGATTTCTGGCATCAAATTCATCAAAAATCTGCATGAAATCCAGCCTGTGTGAATGTACCTCAAGACTTAGGGCCATGGATGGTTACGTCAGGCAGATGATGGCAGTCGGCTGTTCATCTGCAGTTTTGGCGTCTGGGCGAAATCTGGGGAATATTTTCTTCCAGCAGAGGATACACCTGTATGGATAGTCCATTAACACTTCAAAGAACGGCTTCCTAATCCCCTACCCAGAATACAGACATGTCGTCCATTACTGTCTGGCCAAGACTTCAGAGCAGAAAGCAGCAGAGCAAGTCTGGTCCCATCGTAGTAATGAGTCTCTGCTCATCATCAGGGGCCGCCCGGGATCTTACTGCACGTCAGAAAGGTGGATGATGACAACGGGCGGAAAATCTACGCGTGCGGCACTGAGCGGGAACGCAAAGTGACCAGGCGGAAACACGACAACATATTTCCAccggtgtataacctccaaccCCGTTGCTCCATCCCAGTGCATAAGATCCGGCTTCATTACCCCCTTGTATAACTTCTGGCTCCATTGTCCCCCAGTGTATAAAATCTGGCCCCATTGACCGTACCCCCTTGAATAATCTCTGGACCCCCTCCTGCCTATCCTAACTTGGGACAGAAcagccggtggtgcagagctcactgatcccagcgcggtcctgtaataggagccaccgggataacaagtccgtccatgacatttcttcctcccatCACCTGTGAGTAACATTATTGAGAAATGGAAGGAGCTGCAGCAACTAAGCCATGAAGTGAAGACCCCGTAATATTACAGAGCGGGGGggctgagtgctgaggagcagagggcagaaaagtcgccATCACTCTGCTGACCCCATAGCTGTAGAGTCATGTCCTCTTCTGGTATAACAGCACAAACAATGCGCCCCCGCCAGGAGCTTCATGGCCGTTTCTGTTCCAGCAATGTCCATAAGGGCATGGTTGGGTGGGCCTGGTGTAAAAGTCCTTGACTGGCTGCACATAGCCCTGACCTCAACCTCATCCAACAAGAAGATTGCGATTCAGGCCAGATACACTGCTCAATACTGATGTATAATCTCCTCTATGctgttgctgctttctagtaagtgtttatctcacccctggattcacagctacacagctcagtactCCGGAATATTGTCTCCCATGCTGCTGCTGTTGTTTCTGAACATGTGATACATagcgacaggagagcaggaattccTCATGTCGCTGTGtgctgtgtaaggctggtttcacacttgcgttttgatctgcaatgttttttaaaaaaacgcatgtggtgaaaaaacgcatgtaaacgcgacaaaacgctgtgttttttagacgcatgcgtttttgcacgcagaaaaaaaaacgcggcgttttgccgcatttacatgcgttttttcatgcgtttgcgttttttaaacgcatgctgagaagtgtgtgatagctgccaatcatcaaaatcaactagaaaacccactataaatagaaatagctagggttagggttagggttatggatagggttagggttaggatccctagggttagggttaggggtagttttttattagaatgtcctggccaccaggtcactgataagccaccccccaccatcaaggtgataaaggcatccaaaccctaaccctaaccctgacaagccaccatccaccatcaaggtgataaagggatccaaaccctaaccctaaccctacccctaaccctaaccctgacaagccaccccccaccatcaagttgataaagggatccaaaccctaaccctaaccctagggatcctagggatccataggaattggctattatgttgacctggtgaccaggacattcttctaataaaaagctttgttcaatgtggacaccccaagatatatggtattgctatagagtactaaaaatataaacgcgTAGAGTAtggactgtcatatagggttaggggtagggttagggttaggggtagggttagggtttggatccctttatcaccttgatggtggggggtggcttgtcatggttagggttaggggtagggttagggatagggttttcttgtttttcttgtggttagggttagggttttctttttttttcttgtgttttcttgtgtttttctataaaaacgcatgcgtttttaacgcaagcaaacgcatgtgcttaaaaatgcatgcgtttacatagacagcaatgcatttttttgccacaaataaacgcatgcgtttttttgcggcaaaaaaacgccgctagaaattactacaggttgcatttctgcaaatgaacgcacgcatcaaaaaacgcatgcgttgccgaaaacgagtcaaaacgcatgctaaaaaaagcatgcgtttttaatgttaagtataggcgaaaaaaacgcatgcgttttttagcgctaaaacgctgcggatcaaaacgcaagtgtgaaaccagccagggagacatcatagcagctagtctacaCCCACCAGCACAGAGACAACTGGAAATTAGATAAACTGGTGAAAAATGAATGATACAAGCTAAATGAtgaccagaaatagtgttattc contains:
- the LAYN gene encoding layilin isoform X5, producing MGVRTGQIVCKQGTQKPCYKIIYFHDTSRRLSFQEAQDECRRDGGDLMTIKSEAEQKFIQILIQSLTASDGDFWLGLRRIEDESPSSSDCQSLYSWVDGSKPTFWNWYADEPSCGSEVCVVMYYQPFASPGVGGRYMFQWNDDRCNMKNNFICKYSEAVKSTHPPTQNGPHTDVEAVASRPPDVSIKNVNQTAKDAEESNVHFVLIATIPVLTLLMIFLGVLCCCIIERRKQHQSEASVKEPSFWLSPNRRNSPNLEIYNVIKKQTDADLAGTRPDIRNTSFRGPSGETSPPDNLSGDYDNIAGHHSESGFVTLASTESGFVTNELYELSHDRYGRSTESGWVENEIYGY
- the LAYN gene encoding layilin isoform X4, whose amino-acid sequence is MTHRPGQIVCKQGTQKPCYKIIYFHDTSRRLSFQEAQDECRRDGGDLMTIKSEAEQKFIQILIQSLTASDGDFWLGLRRIEDESPSSSDCQSLYSWVDGSKPTFWNWYADEPSCGSEVCVVMYYQPFASPGVGGRYMFQWNDDRCNMKNNFICKYSEAVKSTHPPTQNGPHTDVEAVASRPPDVSIKNVNQTAKDAEESNVHFVLIATIPVLTLLMIFLGVLCCCIIERRKQHQSEASVKEPSFWLSPNRRNSPNLEIYNVIKKQTDADLAGTRPDIRNTSFRGPSGETSPPDNLSGDYDNIAGHHSESGFVTLASTESGFVTNELYELSHDRYGRSTESGWVENEIYGY